The Sulfurospirillum diekertiae genomic sequence GCACTCAGTGTTACAACACCTTCTTCCTCTTTACCTGCTTTTAGTCTATCCGCAGGCGTACTTTCAATGCCATGGTCAATGGAATTTCGAATAATATGAATGAGTGGGTCGGAGAGGGCTTCCACCATTGTCTTGTCAATTTCGGTATCTTCCCCTTCCAGTACAAGATGAATGGGTTTATTGACTTTTTTGGATGAATCTCTCGCCACTCTTTTCATCTTTTCAAAGGTATCGCGAATAGGGATCATCCTCAGCCCCATCACACGATTTTGAATTAATTTGGTAATTTTTGAGAGATTTTCAATGGTTTTCGTTACTTCAGCATCTTTGACTGCCTTGATTTTACTGTTTTCGCCAAGATAGTTTTGGGCAATCACCAACTCACCAATAGAGTCAAACAATTCATCAAGTTTTTGGGAATCTATCTTTAAAAAGCTTTTTTGTGCTACAACGGTTTTGCTCTTTTCTTCTTTTATCTCTTCTTTCACTTCAACTTTTTCTTCATTTTTGAAAACTTCCACCTCTTTTTGGGGAGGAGAAACGAGCATTACTTCAAACTCTTCCGTTTCTAAAAAAGCAAATACATCTGCAATATCTTCAACCATTTTGAGACTTGCAAGATAAACCGTCACTTCTTTGATTTCATTATTTTCAGCATTGAAAGACTCAAGGTCATCGCATTGCGGTATCTGCCAAAAAGAGGAGAGGATTCTCCCTACATGTAAAAGGTTTTTGAAAAATAAAAAATGGTCAAAGCCACGTAAATAAATATCTGTATCGAGTTTAAGTGTAATTTTGAAAAGCTTTTCATCTTCTTGTAAAGCACTGAAAAATTCTTCTTCATTCTCTTTTTTTTGAGGAGTCATCTCAAAATCATCATTTCCAAATTCTAAAGCTAAATCATTACATGTAACGCTTTTGGGTTCTTCTTGACTCTTTACATGTAAAATAATATTACGTATCTTTTCTAAACATGCTTCATAGCCATCAGGGGTGCCACTTTGATCTTCAACTTCATAAACAAGCGTCTCTTTAATAACCGTAACGCCCTCTAAAAAAACGTCGACATGACTAGCATTAGGAGCTACATCACTACTTCTGAAAAAATCTAATACATCTTCAAAGTGATGAACAAATTCTCCCAGACGGGAAAAGTTAAACGCATTGGCACTTCCCTTGAGCGTATGGACCCCTCTAAATATCTCATTCAAAAGCCCTTTATCACTCGGAGATTCTTCAAAATTAAGAATATCAATATCCATTTTTTCGATAATCTCAGTGGCCTCTTCAATAAATATCTGTTTTAATTTTTCTTTACTCATGCGTATTCCAATACATCATTCCAAAACTTTCCAAATCTAAAGAGAGGGTATTCATAAAATCTATTTTAAGAGAAGGCTTAACCTTCTTCATACAAAAAAGAAGTGAAAAAAGAGCCGAAGTGGTAGGTAAGCCTGTTCCTGAACGAAGCAGTGAAATCTCTTCGATATAACCAAGCCTATCTTTGACAAACGCTTGCAATGCCTTGACCTCTTCTAAATCCATCTCTATATCTAATTCTAAGATATCACCATCAATATACATATCAAAACCTTTACTACAAGCTTTTTACAAGGAGATTGTTTCATCTCCTTGTGAAGATTTGTTCTAAAATTCCTTGAGATCGCTTTCTTCTAGAGGAAAAACATCTTCATTAGTGCGTCGTGAAGTTGTGGATGACGGCTTACTTATAGGCTTTTTACTCGTTGTCGACATCGAAAGTCGTTTAGGAGTGATACTCGGAGTTGAAATTCTTTTGATATTCGAAGAAGCGCGATTTTCTTTTCCCATATCAAACCCTGCGAGCAATGCTAATTCTGAGACATTATCAAGCATAGAAAGCGCTTGAGCATTGAGTTCTTCCGCTGCAGCGGCTGTCTCTTCAGAAGCTGAAGCATTTTGTTGTGTGATTTGATCTACTGAACCCATTGCCGTGGCAATTTGATTCATTCCTTCTGCTTGCTCTTTAGCAGAAATAGCAATCTCTCCAATAAGATCTGAAGTCTTTTTAATACCATTTAAAATATCTTCAAAAGACTCTTTGGTTTTATTGGCAACTTCGGTTCCAGCTTTCACTTGATCGATACTCGCTTCAATAATGCCAGTAATCTCTTTAGCAGCCCCAGCACTTCTCTCTGCGAGGTTTTTTACTTCTTCTGCAACTACGGCAAAGCCAAGTCCATGCTCACCTGCACGTGCAGCCTCAACGGCAGCATTGAGTGCCAAAAGATTGGTTTGGAAAGCTATTTCATCAATTGTTTTGATAATTTTGGCTATTTTTTGAGAAGAAGCGGTGATTTGCTCCATCGCACTCATAAGCTCTATCACCCTATGGTTACCGACTTTTGCAGCGTCATTGGAGTGTTGTGCCAGAATATTAGCTTCTCGTGAATTATCAGCATTTTGATTATTACTAGCAGTAGCTTCTTCAATAGTGGCGCTCACTTCTTCTACACTACTCGCCTGAGAACTCGCTCCTTCCGCTAACGAAACCGAAGCAGAACTAATTTGTTCGCTGGCGCTCACCACCTGGGTTGTCCCCTCAGAAAGTGATTTCACTGCATCTGTAACTACTTTAACAATACTTCTGATAATTAAAAAAGCAACTATAGCACTTATAATCAATGCCACAATCAACCCAACAATCATGATCCAAGAAGCAACGCTTAATGAACTATTTGACTCATTAGAGATATCTTTTACATTTTTAAGTCCCAAATCTTGAACAGCTTCGGCAGAATTTAACACATCAATGGATATTCTGACTAAATTTTTACCTTGATTGGATGATTCTTGCATCGTGCTGATAAAACCTTTAAGTGCACTTTCATAGGCTTTCGCAGAAGCTTCAATATTTTTAAGTTGTTCCAAGTTAACGGGACGCACTGTTGTAGCTCTTATTTGTGCAATATTTTTATAGATACTCTCAAATTTACCAACAGCTGTCTCCAACAAAGAAACATCATGTTTAACTTGTGCTCTTTGCCCTGCGATTCTTGCTTCGGTAGCAATTGATATCACATTGTTAATTGAAGCTATTTTTTCATATCGATCCCAAAGTTTTGTTTTATCCGCTTTATCTTCTAAATCTTGCTTAAGTTGTTCTTGCTGAGAATCAACATAGGACATAGTGTTTTTTATAAAAATAGCTGCATTATCAACCATAGCTAAATCTAATATTTTCTTTTTTGCTAAGGTTTTTTCACTTTGCTCTGTCCATGTTTGGTATTCATCTAATGATTTTGAAGCAGCTTTTTCTTCTTGCAACAATTCTTTAAGGTTATTTTTTTTACCAAGTTCTTCTGCTTGGGAAAGGTATTTTTTAAGTTCTGCAAAATTTTTCTTAACGTTGGCAAGAACGGTCTCATCATCATTTAAAACAAATGCACGCATGTCGTAACGTATTTCATTGGCTGTTTTAAAGATGTTAGAGGCAACATCTACTCCTGGGACATAAACATTTGAGAGTTTTTCAGCCCCGCTTGCCGCATTACGCATGTTAACAACACCTATAATACCTAACACCACGGTGATAAATACTAAAATGCTAAAGCCAATCGTAATTCTCTTTCCTAACGTCATATTGCTGCCCATTCTCTATCCTTTATCACTGATTGTTTTACTTAAATTTTGAACTAAACTCAACTCTTCTTCACCAAAAAGTGCCACTAAATCAAGTATCATCACGACTTTATTTTTCTGTTTAGCCATATTTTCAATGAATCTTGTATCTATATTGGAACCAAATTCTGGGGGAGGAGAGATATTTTCATCATCTACATTGACCACTTCTTCGACTTTATCGACAATAAAACCAATATTTTTACCCTCAATGGTGATGATAACAATAGCCGTATACATCTGTGGTTCAACTTCTGGCATATCAAACTTAACACGCATATCCACGACTGGAATGATATTACCTCGTAAATTCATGACCCCTTTGATAAATCTGGGTGTTTTAGGCACAGGCGTTGTCTTCATCATCGCAATAATTTCTTTGACATCGGAGATCTTGACACCATAAATCTCCTCTTCAAGATAGAAAGTAAGAAATCGATTTGCCACTCGCCCAACACCTTTGATCTTGTTCTCTTCCATTTTAGAGTCCTAATACCATCGTTATAGCTTTTACAAGCTTTTCATCACTAAAAGGTTTTACCATCCAGCCTGTTACACCGATGGATTTACCTCTTGCCTTCATTTCAGGGGAACTCTCTGTAGTTAAAATAAGTATAGGTCTATTTTTAAATTTTTCATGGGATTTTAACTGCTCTGAAAGGTCAAGTCCACTCATCTGAGCCATATTAATGTCACTAATGAGAAGGTCATAATTTTCAGCACCTCCAAGAAGCGCCTCTAAAAGCTCGGCAGGATTAAGATATGTTGCAAATTCGATAATCCCTTTTCCTATCATATCTTCAAGTGCCATCTCAGCAGTCGCCAAAATTGTTTTAGAATCATCGACCAAAATTACACGTTTACTCACAAAATCTCCTTGCCTATGACATTTACTTAACTATACATGAATGGGAATTAAAAAATAATTAACATTTAGAATCAAAACATTACAGAAATCCTCTAATCTTAAAATAACTATTAAAAAAGGAACTTCTTTTGCTTAAGGTGGCGTAGATTGCTTATTAAAAAGGAAAACATATGCGTTTGCATCTGAGTTCTGATTGCATCACGATTAATATCTCTGAATACTCACCATACTTTTTACATGTAAACCAAACGTTGTCCCAAAAATTTACTAAATCTTTTTGGGTCAATGATACACTCATTAATTTTTCGACACCAAAAGAAGCAAAAAAAAGAAAAGAAATTTCTGACTTCTTTATACTACACATGTGCTCGTACCTCACAATCCCAAAACTTGGTATTTTTACAAAAACTTGTCGCAATGTACGATAAACCTATCAAAGTCGTCAAAAAAAGTCGTAAAGAAAATGATTATACATCAACCATATACTCTGGATAAATACTATAAAATTCTCGAAGTTTCACAAACAGAAAGTTTACAAACCATTCGTAAGAAATATCTCTGCCTCGCCAAAATATATCATCCAGATCACCAAGATACCTCATCTGTTGAGAAGTTTCAACAAATCCAAGAAGCCTACGAAACTATTAAAGAACAAAAGCGTAAAAAAATAGCTGCTTAGAGCTTTTCTTAAGCTTTGCTTGGTTACAATCATGTCTCTTTTTGGGGTGTTAGCTCAGCTGGGAGAGCGCAACGCTGGCAGCGTTGAGGTCAGGGGTTCGATCCCCCTACACTCCACCATTTATCAAGCATTTTTTCTACTGTACCCTCTTTATACTTTCCAAACAAGTTATTAAATCCTTCTTTATTCAGCTCATTTGGCAAATTTTACTTCTAACCTTTTTATTTTTTTTATAGGCTATAGAGGAGTATACTTAAACAATTATTGCATTGTCATTCATTTTTCAGGAGATTATAAAAATGAAAAACACATCCCATAAAATCATCACAATCAGTCGTCAAATAGGTAGTGGTGGTGCTTATGTTGGACAACAATTGGCGAAAAAACTTAATTTCAGTTATGTTGACCGAGAAATTATCTCTCAAGCAGCTAAAGAATTTTCAATGCTTGAAGAAGATCTAGAATCGCGTGATGAAAAAGTACCCTCTTTTTGGCAATCCTTCTTACAATCTAGCATTTGCAGTCCTGATGTATATCTGCCCCCACAAGTTTTTGTTCCCACGGAAGAGGCGATTTTTAAAGTTGAATCTGAAATTATTAAAGGTATTGCCAAAGATCGTTCCGCCATTATTATTGGAAGATGCGGTTCACATATTTTACGTGACAATCCAAATCATATCAGTATTTTTTTACATGCAGAGAGTGATTTTCGCCAAAAACGCATTAGGGAGTTATACCATCTTTCAAACACTGAAGCACATAAAATGCTTGAACAAAGTGATGATGAACGCGCTCGCTACCATCAATTACTCACAGGTAAACCTTGGAGTGATGCAACACAATACGATCTTTGCATCAACACTAGTAAATTAGGAATTGCTTCTAGCATAGAGCTTATTGCACAGACATTGAACACGTATAGCTCCTTGTAAAGTAAGATAGAGAGGCTCAAACTCTCTATCTTTTCATGTTTAAAACTTATACGCTATATGTGCTTTGATGGCGTTATAACTCTCGTCATTGTTGTCGTTGTCAATGTTGGCATAAATCATCGAAGCTTCAAGGTTTTTGATGATCTCATAACCAATAGTCAAGTTAAGCTCTTTCTCTCTAATTTTATCTCCTGAGATTTCATCTAAGTAGCTCGTTTTACCGTAAATTGCTCCCAGCTTAATCCCTTCAATTTCATATGCTGCACTTGCATAAGGTGTTTTAGCATCTTTATCAAACGTATGATTGTGCTCTTCAAACGGTAATTGATCACCAAACGCTCCAAGCCCTGCCATGCCATTTTTATTCACTTTAATATACCCAAGCGCTAATTTCGCACCCAAAAAGTCAACACCTTGTTCTACTTGTGCAAATGAACCATCCGAAGTGCCTTCAACATCGCTATTGATCGTTACATAGTGTGCCATGGTGATCGTTTTAAGCTCCTCACTTGGCTGTAAAGTTAGGGTCGTTTTAAGACCGTAGGCACTCAAAAGGTTGTCGCCATAGTAGATATAAGGATTAAATTCCAGCGCTTCGATTGGAGTATATTTGGCATCGAGCATATAGATACCTTTGTTACCATTGAGTTTACTAAATTCTTCAGAAATTTCATCAATATCTACAACAGAGTATTTACGTGCCCATGCCATATTTAAAACAAGATTTTCAACGCCTTTAAATTCAAATGTCGCACCCTCAATATAGTCGGTTAGCCAGTTAAAATCCACCGCTTGACGCCCAAGAACGACTTTCCCCATACCTTCATGCTCAATCTTGATATAAGCTTGAGAAAGGACACTTTGGTCGGCTATAGCATTGTTATAATCACCGTCATTTTTTTCACTAGTCTTAACACTACCCCACCCAGAAAAACCTAAACTAATGCCATATAATGGTGCTGTCTCAAACCCCACATTTAAATACCCATTTGAGAAACCACTATCCGCAGTAGCACCTTTGGCATTATTAGATTGCCCAAACCAACCAAGTGTACCCTCGATTTTACCTTGCGTAAAAACTTCTTCCAAATTGGTAGCATCGCTTGCTATACTTAAACTACTTCCTAAAACCATCGCCATAATCATATGTGAATAGCGTAACTGCATCTATTAACTCCTTTTTATTTGTCGAACATACAACCATTTGGACTGTATTTTTTACAAAGCTCACAAAAAACAGAACTTTCACTGCGCTTTGCACAGATAAATTCAATTGCCTTTTCGTTTAGCCTCGCTTTTAAATTTATTCATAGCATTGTGGTTTAGAAAATTCGTCAACATGATGACCAAATGTACATCTTGCGGAATGTCTTTTTTCACAACCGAAGGGTTCCTTGCATCCCAATGTGTGATTTTTTCAAAAGAGAAATCTTGCAATACCGACGCTATCGAATCAATTTTATCTCCACCTATGACAAGCACTGACATCTTTTCTCCTTTTTGATAATTATTATTGAAATAATAGAATACCTTTGCTTAATTTCTTTTAAATTTGATAATAAATATCAAATAATGAACTAAAAAATCTTATTTATCTTTTTAACAATGACGCTTCTGTACAATAACATTTACTTATTTTGGAGACTCACATGCTTTCATCCCTCGCTATCAGTTTTGCTGAAGCAAATCGCTATTTCAACACCGAACTCTCTTCACATTTTCGTGCCATTGACGATGGTAATGTCGCACCTATGCTGCTTATTTTTCTGCTCTCTTTTGGGTATGGTGTCGTACATGCCATTGGACCTGGTCACGGTAAAGCACTTGTTGCGGGTTATCTTTTAGCCAACCCAACCAAACGTGCGCATGTTTTTCAGATAGGCTTTTTAATCGCCATCGTTCATGCCCTCTCAGCTCTTGTAGTGACACTGGCGGCAACGTATCTGATTCAAATCAGTGCAATGAAATTTTTCCGTCAAGTCAATCCACCTCTGTTTCAAATTTCAGGCGCACTCATTGTCCTTATGGGATGTTGGTTGCTTTACGATGTTTGGCGTTCACGAAAAATGACCAAAGAGAGTGTTCGTCCACAAAAAAGCCGTTTTGGCGTTGTTGTATTAGCCGGTGTTGTGCCCTGCCCTGGTGTCATTACTCTCTGCTTTTTTGCGATTACTTTAGGGCATATCACCATAGGGATGATTGCTGCGGTATTTATGAGTCTTGGCATGGGCCTTACCATCTCACTAGCAGGTCTTTTGGTGAATGTCATGCAAAAAACAAAACCTGTTATCGCTCAACCACGTTGGTTTTGGGCATTACGACTTGTGGGAGTATTCATTGTGATAGGACTCGGACTTTTCTTTTTGGCAAATCCTGTCTCAACAAGGGCTTTTTAAACAATGCTTCGAAAATTTCTTTTAGCCTTTTTTATGCTTGCCTTTCCTTATAACCTTTTTGCCTGTGCGTTGTGTGCTTTATACACGCCATCGGCTACCGTTGTCATCACCATGAATGGAACGCCTTCAAAAGTTGAAACCATTACCTTTGAATGGACATTTACACAGGATTTTATCAACACCCTCTTGGCGCGTTACGATGAAAACCACAACAATAAACTAGACCCTAAAGAGTTAGAACGCATCAAAATTATTTTGGAAAACTACATAGCCAAGCGTCATTACCTTACTACCATTGAATACCTCAGTGCAGCACGTCCGAACCAAGACGATGTGAAAAAAATACCTTTACATGTAAAAACAAAAAATCTCTTTTTAGAAGGTGACACGCTCATTTTTCATTTCACCACCGAGGTCAATCAAGAAGTGACAACAGGTGATGAACTCTCCTTTGTGACCGAAGACAAGGAAGAGTATTTTAAATTTTTAGTCCACAATGTGACTTATACGATCGAAAAACCTTTTGCAATGGAATTCAATATTTTTAACCATATTGCTTTTACCAAAATCACCACGGGCATGCCAGCGGAGGCAAACATTACCGCTCCCATCATGCCTAAAGAAGCGCCAACATCTCCTGTGGTAGAGCAACCGCTTCCAACGCCTATGTCATGGCTTCAATCACGATTAAGCCATATGCAGCAGAATATTCAAGAAGCCATCACCAATCTCACAGAGAAAGGAACACTTTTAGCCTATGCCCTTTTCTTAGGCACATCTTTTTTATACGGCCTGCTTCATGCCGCGGGTCCAGGACACGGTAAAGCGTTGGTCAGCTCTTATCTTTTTGCCTCAGATCATCGCTACACCAAAGCACTGAGCATGGCTGCACTCATTGGCATTGTTCATACATTTGCCGCCTTTTTACTCACACTCATCATTTACGGACTCTTTGATCTCTTTTTTAACGCCTTTTTTACCAACGTGACCTACTACGCAACAAAACTCTCGGCACTGATTATTATTGCCATTGCAGGCTATTTGGGGTGGCAAAAAATCAAAGCAATGAGAACCTTTAAACAGACCCAAAAAATCGTCTCTTTTTCCGAACACCCTTTTACATGTAAATGCTCCGCCTGTTCACCAAAGTCGCAAAGTACCGACTGGGGCGTAGTTTTAAGCGCTGGGGTGATTCCGTGCCCTGGAACGATTACGATCTTTATTTTTGCACTTAATACGGGAGCGTATCTTTTAGGGTTTTTAGCAGCCCTTAGCATGAGTTTAGGAATGAGCAGTGTCATTGCCATAACAGCGATTGCTTCGGTCTTTACCAAAAATCGTTTTCAAACCAAAAGCCCAAAAATCCTCATTTACAGTGAGAGCATCAGTCTTGGTATTATGCTGATTCTTGGTTTTATTTTACTGATCGCCTAAGGAGTGGTTGTGTTTACTCGCTTGATTTTTTTCATCTGTTGTCTTAACACTTTTTTTAGTGGCACATCCACATATCTTTATCGACACTAAAGTGCACGTTTTGCCTGAAAAAATCGTTATTACATGGAGCTTTGATGAGATGACTTCTGCCATGCTCATGGATGATTATGATAAAAATAAAAATAAAAAGCTCGATCCTGATGAAGTTGCTTTTATGGAAAAAGATCATTTTAGAACGCTAGAGCCTTACAGTTATTTTATCCATATGTCCGATGGGAAAGATGAGTTTGATCTTAAACGCATCATCGAATTTACAGCCTCTTTTGAAAACAAAAAACTCATCTATACCTTTGCCATTCCCAAGCCAAAACTGAAAAAATATGAACTTCGTTTTTACGATGCAGAGATGTATGTAGCGCTCATTTTAAAAAATGAATGGCTTACATGTAAAGAACCAATTTCGTGTAAAATAGAGGGGTATGATGCTGATTTTTACTACGCTTATAAGGTAATGGTTCAAGAATAATGACAAAGAGAAGGAGTACCCTTCCCTTTGTCATTTAGCATGTACATTTGCAAAACAGCAGACGCTCTTTCGCGCTTTTTTCATGCTTTTCTTCCGTAGGTTTAACCGTTTGAGGCTTTGAATGTACCTTTACATCGGGCTTTGGGCAAGGGATACTCATGCACTCACCTTCAAAGAAGTTTCTAATTGATCGCACCATGTTTCTATGCGCCCATCGGTGAGTTCATTTTGATTTTCTTCATCGAGTGCGAGTCCCACAAATTTTCCATCCATAACAGAAGCCGAACTCTCATACGAATAACCCTCATCTTCCCATGAGCCAATGACGTTAGCGCCTTTTTCAACAACCATATCGTAAATTAGGCGCATACCACTGACATAATCACTACCATAGCTTTCCTGATCACCTAAACCAAAAAGCGCTACGGTTTTACCACGAAGGTCGGCTACTTTTAAATGGCTCATAAAGCTGTCCCAATCATCTTGTAAATCGCCATCATACCATGTTGATGTGCCTAAAATGAGCAGATCATATTTGGCAAGGTCATCTCCATTTTTGAGCTTACCCACATCGTAAATATCTGTATTTAAACGTTTTTTGAATTTTCAAAGCAACATCGGCAGTATTACCATTGGTGCTTCCATAAAAAATAGCTATTTTCATAATTTTTTCTCCTTCAGATCGTTTAATAAATGGTATAAGGTACCAATTTTAGAGTGTATTCTATGCCTAAATCATCAAGTTTTTCACTGCGGATAAGTACATGTTTTCTAAAGTTTTCACTTCGTGGAAAAAGCAGATAAATGTGCTTGCACTCACATGATGCAAGTAAATCAATCGCATGGTTGATCTCTTCACGTGCTTCAAGATCTGCGCGTTTCTCAATCGTTTTCCATGTCGGATATAAGTGCAATGACTCAGCACTCTCTTCACTTTGAATAACAATGCACTTTTCCTCTTGCTTAATTTCCTTATCAGGATTTTGACGTTTCACACGATTAAAAACATGGTGCGAAAACAGTTCGTAACTATTGATCGTAAAACAAAGATCAGGATGTTTTGCAAGCAACACCAAATCGTCTTTATCAAAACGACGGCTTATTTCATTTAGGGTTGAATACACTTCAGACATTTTTTTACCTTTTTTTATTTTACATAATGATAACCGTTTTCAAATAATAAGTCAATATCTTTTTATTCTTTTCGATGTAAAATATATTTTTTGAAAGGAACTTGCTATGCCACTCGATCTTTGGACATTTTTAATTGCTATTACCTTGCTTACAATGACACCTGGGGCTGATACGATGATCGTCATTCGTAACACACTTCGTGGCGGGGCCAAAGATGGGCTTGTTTCAAGTTTGGGAATTTGTTCGGGTCTTTTTGTGCATGCAACACTCTCAGCAGTGGGTATTTCAGCGATTTTGCTCTACTCTGCAACGGCTTTTACGGTTTTAAAAAGCGTGGGAGCGCTCTACTTACTCTGGCTAGGATTTAACTCATTCAAATCATTTTGGACTGCAAAAGGCGTTCATCAAAAGCATATTGCTCCAAAACCCTTTCGTTTTTTAGTTTCATTACAAGAAGGGTTTTTATCCAATGTTCTCAATCCCAAAGCCATTATTTTTTATATGGCATTTCTACCACAATTTATTTCACATGAGAGCTCCGTCCTTGGACAATCGCTCTTTTTAGCACTGTTACACTTTGTTATCGGAACCATTTGGCAGGCTATTTTGGTCTATACCATTGTCTCAGCTAATGGCTTTATCACGAAAAAAAAGCGTACGTCAAAGCTTAGATGCTATCTCAGGAACGGTTATGATAGCGCTTGGCATTACGCTTTTTTTAGAAAAACGCTAAGCCAAAATCTTTCGGAGCGAACATTCTAAATCGGGGTATTGAAACACAAATCCTTTTTCAAGCAATGCTTTAGGGTAGACCTCTTTGCTGTCCAGTAAAACGGTTGAGCCCTCGCCAAAAAGCAGTTTAATCATAAAAACAGGCACGGGTAAAAAGGTGGGGCGATGCAACACTTTGCCCAAAATTTTCGTAAAGTCGTAGTTGCTCAGTGGCTGTGGAGCAGTAGCATTATAGATGCCCTCGTATTTTTGCTCTAATACAAACGCGTAAATAGCGACAAGATCATCAAGATCAATCCAGCTGGTCATCATCCATCCATCACCAATGATACCTCCCAGTCCCAGTTTAAAGGCGGGTAACATTTTTGCAAGTGCACCACCGTCGGGGCCTAGTACGACACCAAAACGTAAAATGGTCGTGCATTTCGTACATTTTAAAGCTTCCGCTTCCCAATCCTGCGCCAATTTTCCTAAAAAATCATCTCCAAGTATGCGTGTACTCTCATCACACGGTACATTATTCGGATAAATACCCACCGCAGAGGTAGAGATAAAATGCTCCACTTCGCTTTGATTGATTGCCTCGACCAATTTTTTTGTCGTATCAATACGACTTGAGTAAAGCACTTTTTTATACGCCTCATTCCATCTTGCAACAATGGGTGCACCCGAGAGATTAAAAACCGCGTCTACCCCTTCTAGTTTTTGATGAATCGCTTCCACATCATCTTTGCGTTCAATCACCACAAAATTGGGAAATCTTTTTTTGAGTGCATTCGCAACAAAACCGCTCGCTCCGCTGATGGCTACTTTCATTTAGTGTCCTTGTAGATGGTGTTTTATTTTAGGGTCGCTCATATTTTCGCCTCTGAGCATGCGAAGGCGCATTTCATTAAAGTCGATCATGCCTTCTTTTGGACTCTCATATGCCCCAAAGCCATAATGCATCGGTGTCTCATCATTGATCGCATAAGAGGCTTTAAACGCATCAATGTAATGGTTTGTGTCA encodes the following:
- a CDS encoding chemotaxis protein CheA; its protein translation is MSKEKLKQIFIEEATEIIEKMDIDILNFEESPSDKGLLNEIFRGVHTLKGSANAFNFSRLGEFVHHFEDVLDFFRSSDVAPNASHVDVFLEGVTVIKETLVYEVEDQSGTPDGYEACLEKIRNIILHVKSQEEPKSVTCNDLALEFGNDDFEMTPQKKENEEEFFSALQEDEKLFKITLKLDTDIYLRGFDHFLFFKNLLHVGRILSSFWQIPQCDDLESFNAENNEIKEVTVYLASLKMVEDIADVFAFLETEEFEVMLVSPPQKEVEVFKNEEKVEVKEEIKEEKSKTVVAQKSFLKIDSQKLDELFDSIGELVIAQNYLGENSKIKAVKDAEVTKTIENLSKITKLIQNRVMGLRMIPIRDTFEKMKRVARDSSKKVNKPIHLVLEGEDTEIDKTMVEALSDPLIHIIRNSIDHGIESTPADRLKAGKEEEGVVTLSAYHKGGNIIIEVRDDGRGINKQKVYQKALERGIINASDELSDAQVYGLIMQPGFSTADTISDLSGRGVGLDVVRNAIEGVRGKIDIVSAEGKGSTFSIVLPLTLAIIDGMIVRCSDKIYIIPTLSIIESFRPQQESVHIAGGKEEFVQLRSELLPIIRLARALELEHTSPNPWESTLVCIENDKGKFALLVDELVGRQQVVIKTLGEFFAKTEGVSGGAVMGNGEVALILNVEELY
- a CDS encoding methyl-accepting chemotaxis protein, which encodes MGSNMTLGKRITIGFSILVFITVVLGIIGVVNMRNAASGAEKLSNVYVPGVDVASNIFKTANEIRYDMRAFVLNDDETVLANVKKNFAELKKYLSQAEELGKKNNLKELLQEEKAASKSLDEYQTWTEQSEKTLAKKKILDLAMVDNAAIFIKNTMSYVDSQQEQLKQDLEDKADKTKLWDRYEKIASINNVISIATEARIAGQRAQVKHDVSLLETAVGKFESIYKNIAQIRATTVRPVNLEQLKNIEASAKAYESALKGFISTMQESSNQGKNLVRISIDVLNSAEAVQDLGLKNVKDISNESNSSLSVASWIMIVGLIVALIISAIVAFLIIRSIVKVVTDAVKSLSEGTTQVVSASEQISSASVSLAEGASSQASSVEEVSATIEEATASNNQNADNSREANILAQHSNDAAKVGNHRVIELMSAMEQITASSQKIAKIIKTIDEIAFQTNLLALNAAVEAARAGEHGLGFAVVAEEVKNLAERSAGAAKEITGIIEASIDQVKAGTEVANKTKESFEDILNGIKKTSDLIGEIAISAKEQAEGMNQIATAMGSVDQITQQNASASEETAAAAEELNAQALSMLDNVSELALLAGFDMGKENRASSNIKRISTPSITPKRLSMSTTSKKPISKPSSTTSRRTNEDVFPLEESDLKEF
- a CDS encoding chemotaxis protein CheW, whose translation is MEENKIKGVGRVANRFLTFYLEEEIYGVKISDVKEIIAMMKTTPVPKTPRFIKGVMNLRGNIIPVVDMRVKFDMPEVEPQMYTAIVIITIEGKNIGFIVDKVEEVVNVDDENISPPPEFGSNIDTRFIENMAKQKNKVVMILDLVALFGEEELSLVQNLSKTISDKG
- a CDS encoding response regulator, yielding MSKRVILVDDSKTILATAEMALEDMIGKGIIEFATYLNPAELLEALLGGAENYDLLISDINMAQMSGLDLSEQLKSHEKFKNRPILILTTESSPEMKARGKSIGVTGWMVKPFSDEKLVKAITMVLGL
- a CDS encoding DnaJ domain-containing protein, with the protein product MIIHQPYTLDKYYKILEVSQTESLQTIRKKYLCLAKIYHPDHQDTSSVEKFQQIQEAYETIKEQKRKKIAA
- a CDS encoding AAA family ATPase, translating into MKNTSHKIITISRQIGSGGAYVGQQLAKKLNFSYVDREIISQAAKEFSMLEEDLESRDEKVPSFWQSFLQSSICSPDVYLPPQVFVPTEEAIFKVESEIIKGIAKDRSAIIIGRCGSHILRDNPNHISIFLHAESDFRQKRIRELYHLSNTEAHKMLEQSDDERARYHQLLTGKPWSDATQYDLCINTSKLGIASSIELIAQTLNTYSSL
- a CDS encoding Opr family porin; translated protein: MQLRYSHMIMAMVLGSSLSIASDATNLEEVFTQGKIEGTLGWFGQSNNAKGATADSGFSNGYLNVGFETAPLYGISLGFSGWGSVKTSEKNDGDYNNAIADQSVLSQAYIKIEHEGMGKVVLGRQAVDFNWLTDYIEGATFEFKGVENLVLNMAWARKYSVVDIDEISEEFSKLNGNKGIYMLDAKYTPIEALEFNPYIYYGDNLLSAYGLKTTLTLQPSEELKTITMAHYVTINSDVEGTSDGSFAQVEQGVDFLGAKLALGYIKVNKNGMAGLGAFGDQLPFEEHNHTFDKDAKTPYASAAYEIEGIKLGAIYGKTSYLDEISGDKIREKELNLTIGYEIIKNLEASMIYANIDNDNNDESYNAIKAHIAYKF